Proteins encoded by one window of Proteiniborus sp. DW1:
- a CDS encoding sigma-70 family RNA polymerase sigma factor, producing MNEERIVCELKAGNYTVFKEIVDLFKNRVFGMAYKFTNSYEEAQDLSQEIFLKIYKEIGSFRFESKLSTWIYRISINTCLDWKRKNSKIKILSTSIINDDDETVELDIKDDKPLPDEVFIQSESQREVHELVYGLPDKYKTVIIMYHFNNMSYQDISIALNIPERTVETRLYRARRLLKDELTKLNERGGYKWNAKKS from the coding sequence TTGAATGAAGAACGTATAGTTTGTGAGCTAAAGGCGGGAAATTATACTGTTTTTAAAGAAATAGTTGATTTATTTAAAAATAGGGTATTTGGGATGGCCTATAAGTTTACAAATAGCTATGAAGAGGCTCAAGACTTATCTCAGGAAATATTTCTTAAAATATATAAGGAAATAGGTAGCTTTAGATTTGAAAGTAAGCTTTCTACTTGGATATATAGGATATCAATAAACACATGTCTAGATTGGAAAAGAAAAAACAGTAAGATTAAAATACTAAGTACAAGTATAATTAACGATGATGATGAAACTGTTGAGCTTGATATCAAGGACGATAAACCTTTGCCTGATGAGGTCTTTATTCAGTCTGAGAGTCAAAGGGAAGTACATGAACTAGTTTATGGGCTTCCTGACAAATACAAGACAGTAATTATAATGTATCATTTTAACAATATGTCTTATCAGGACATTTCAATAGCACTGAATATTCCTGAAAGGACTGTTGAAACTAGACTTTATAGAGCAAGAAGACTATTAAAAGATGAGTTGACAAAGCTAAATGAGAGAGGTGGATACAAGTGGAATGCAAAGAAGTCTTAA